A stretch of DNA from Fodinicurvata sediminis DSM 21159:
CAGGTGGCGGCTATCAGCCATTCGATCCGAGGGCAGCATCCAATTGAAACTACAGGCCTTTTCGACACTTCCGCTCATCATCGCCTTTGTTCTGTTGTGGAACACGGGGTTCATCGCGGCGGAGGTCGGATTGCCGTACGCGGAAACCTTTACCCTGTTCTTCTGGCGCTATGCCGCCCTGACGCTCTTGCTGCTTCTGGTCCTGAAGTTTCGCGGTGCCAGCCTGTCGCTACCGCCTGGCCAGGCCGCCCTGACCGGCCTGGTCGGGATCCTGTCCCACGGCGTCTGGCTGAGCTTTGTGCTGCTGGCGATTGCCCAGGGCGTGCAGGCCGGCATCGTGGCCTTGGTGGTGGCCCTGCAGCCCATGATGACCGGAGCCCTGTCCGGTGCGGTCACGGGGGAGGTGACCAGTCCCCGGCAGTGGGGCGGACTGGCAATTGGCTTTGCCGGGGTCGTCATCGCCGTGATGGCGCGCCTGCAGGGCGGGGAAGTGCCGCTGATCGGCTACCTGCTGCCCTTCGTTTCCGTGGTGGCCATCACGGCGGCCAGCCTGAT
This window harbors:
- a CDS encoding DMT family transporter, whose protein sequence is MKLQAFSTLPLIIAFVLLWNTGFIAAEVGLPYAETFTLFFWRYAALTLLLLLVLKFRGASLSLPPGQAALTGLVGILSHGVWLSFVLLAIAQGVQAGIVALVVALQPMMTGALSGAVTGEVTSPRQWGGLAIGFAGVVIAVMARLQGGEVPLIGYLLPFVSVVAITAASLIKRRQVMAQSPPPLDLELFWQSLGTMIALLIPAVLLEGLETDWTLPLLGTLAWMVVAVSLAAYALMWILIERMDATRVSSLFYFGPPVTMAMAWMVFGDQILLSDLAGFAVVLAGVALVNLPMRRRSVWSGQAQAWSQG